A region from the Xiphias gladius isolate SHS-SW01 ecotype Sanya breed wild chromosome 20, ASM1685928v1, whole genome shotgun sequence genome encodes:
- the LOC120806336 gene encoding UPF0729 protein C18orf32 homolog: MVCIPCIVIPVLLWVYKRFLEPILYPFISPIINTFWTKKAVQETGTSDQKVSEKSNGTCKPESNGEATANGSTIAADKKTD; the protein is encoded by the exons ATGGTGTGCATTCCCTGTATTGTGATTCCTGTCCTGTTGTGGGTCTACAAGAGGTTCCTGGAGCCTATCCTATATCCCTTCATTTCACCAATTATTAATACATTCTGGACCAAAAAAGCAGTCCAGGAGACTGGCACTAGTGACCAAAAAGTTAGTGAAAAGAGTAATGGGACATGCAAG CCTGAAAGCAACGGTGAGGCCACTGCCAACGGATCGACTATAGCAGCAGATAAGAAGACAGACTGA